Genomic window (Tachysurus fulvidraco isolate hzauxx_2018 chromosome 20, HZAU_PFXX_2.0, whole genome shotgun sequence):
GAAAGCTCTTGATTCTGCTGGTTGACAAGTTCTGCGCAGTTCCCTGCTTGTACATCTGATCTTCAAACACTTCTGCTAGCCTGGCCCATGCACATTCACCTGCAGGGGATGCTGTGTGTTAGCAaagctctcactcactcactcattcctTGTCCTGTGACTCAGATTAAAGTAAACTGGGTTTGTTTACCTGCCAGCAGGATGAGGAGGACTTTGCCATCTTTGTGCAGTAAACTTCTGTAGAAGGAAAGCGTGGCCTCTGGATCCTCCACATAGTACAGCATCtgtaataaaacagtaaatCAGGCTCTTCAGTCTTCAATAACTGCGGCAgtggggggaagtcgtggcctaatggttagagagtctaactcgtcggccacgactgaggtgactttgaacaaattctgagtatgagtaCTTAGCTGTTTGCCACATCACTATCACTATAAATAGCCCAGAAAGCCATTCCTGTGTTTATACTTAATATCAGATAATcggtattatatatttataatatatataacaaaacgGTAACAAAAATATGTCATCAAACCAAAGGAATATTCAGAAGTTTAGGTACGAACCTGAATCATGTTAATAAAGTGCATCTTCTTCTCAGAGTTCCTGGTCTTCCATTCCTTCTCAAACTCCACCGCAGTCATCTCATTAAAAGTGAAGTTCACGTAATCGAGTCCGGGAGTTTTGGATAATAAAGCTAGAAGAAATAATGTCACACACCACCCTAAGTCTACTCTATAATCTAAAGAGCAAGAGCACGTTCACATTCAGTTACTGTTATGCTGCAGAAACGTACAGTAGGATTTCCTGTTAGAAGGTCACCGACTCGCCATTTTTATCAATTTTATgcttaaaatttttttttggattggtGGCTTTAAACGAATAAAATATTCGTCTCTGATTCActtcatgaattttttttttttgaggctCTAATTTTTCATCAACCGTATGTTGGAACTTGAAATCTTCAGACcacaaataataaagaaacagCACCACCTGTTGGTTACAAGCaggaaaaatctattttttgcTCAAAACCATTACATAATTTGTCCTAAAAATCCTGGGTCTTTAGTCTCAGTGAGGTATTTCGgagtatttaaaatacacactggagtgtaaaaaaacacacaatctgTGTAGACTGGTGTAGACTGGTGTAGACTGGTGATACTTTAACCTGCTAAGATACCTGATCTTTCTGTGATTCGTGTTCTGTTCTTTACCTTTATGTTTGTTAAGCATGACGTCGCTGGGCTCCACCACCTCGTTCTCCACTTTGGCATCTGGGTGCATTTCGTGCAGCAGTTTGAGAATTTCCAGGTCGATCTCACCTGGAGAAAGACGACGGCTTTTAAGAAAGATGATACAGATCCCTTGATGGAGCTCGAACCACGTGAGAAAGAGTCAACCTACCTGATCCGGTTCCTACTCCCATCACGTTCAGAGTGGATTCTCCTGATCCGATGCTGCAcaaggcagaaagagagagacgaaGATAGAGTGTGTTTTGAGATATAGAgtcgctttgtgtgtgtgtgtgtgtgtgtgtgtgtgtgtgtgtgtgtgtgtgtgtgtgtgtgtgtgtgtgtgtgtgtgtgtgtgtgtgtgtgtgtgtgtgtgtgtgtgcgtgtgtgtgtgtgtgtgtgaatacttgGCCAGGATGTCTGGAAGAGTCGTATGGATGAAATCTTTCATGCACTGGTGTTCGGCAGAATTCGCCAACAGCAGCTCAAAGGTCATAAGGTATTTAGAATAATCGTCCAGAAGGCTCTGca
Coding sequences:
- the LOC125139718 gene encoding histamine N-methyltransferase-like; the protein is MDLNSSRFYFNCKQFFKGKIKKTIKMQSLLDDYSKYLMTFELLLANSAEHQCMKDFIHTTLPDILANIGSGESTLNVMGVGTGSGEIDLEILKLLHEMHPDAKVENEVVEPSDVMLNKHKALLSKTPGLDYVNFTFNEMTAVEFEKEWKTRNSEKKMHFINMIQMLYYVEDPEATLSFYRSLLHKDGKVLLILLAGECAWARLAEVFEDQMYKQGTAQNLSTSRIKSFLDSKKIPYKNYKLQSLFDITECFNPEDKKGDKILDLLTEVIEFRKTASTEQKEKVMEFLKQNGQTVNGRILFDCSTEALLIDA